One Sphaerisporangium krabiense DNA segment encodes these proteins:
- a CDS encoding ferredoxin: MKAFVDATKCNGYGTCAELAPTLIQLDDWGYASVIGDGTVTDEATARAAAASCPECAITLQD, translated from the coding sequence ATGAAGGCGTTCGTCGACGCGACCAAGTGCAACGGCTACGGCACCTGCGCCGAGCTCGCGCCCACGCTCATCCAGCTCGACGACTGGGGCTACGCCTCGGTCATCGGCGACGGCACGGTGACGGACGAGGCCACGGCCCGCGCGGCCGCCGCGTCCTGCCCCGAGTGCGCGATCACCCTCCAGGACTGA
- a CDS encoding SDR family oxidoreductase: MDLGLKDQVALVTAASRGIGAAIAARLADEGATVAVAARAPQAGPGQAAYPVDLSDAAAVDALVPRVVADHGRLDVLVVNTPGPRILPFLDTTAGDYATAYDLLVRPAVQLATAGARVMAERGGGSILFVTSTWVRQPAPGGVLSATMRAAISALSKQMSMELAPHGIRVNQLMPGATGTDRMRAITTAKAAANGTTEDEEVAKVVSAIPLGRWAEPEEIARAAAYLVSPAAAFVTGAAFAVDGGAIRSTL, encoded by the coding sequence GTGGACCTCGGACTGAAGGACCAGGTCGCGCTGGTCACCGCCGCGAGCCGCGGCATCGGCGCCGCGATCGCCGCGCGGCTCGCCGACGAGGGCGCCACCGTCGCCGTCGCCGCCCGCGCCCCGCAGGCCGGGCCCGGCCAGGCGGCCTACCCGGTGGACCTGTCGGACGCCGCGGCCGTCGACGCCCTCGTCCCGCGCGTGGTCGCCGACCACGGGCGGCTGGACGTCCTGGTGGTGAACACCCCCGGGCCGCGCATCCTGCCGTTCCTCGACACCACCGCCGGCGACTACGCGACCGCCTACGACCTGCTGGTCCGCCCGGCGGTCCAGCTCGCCACGGCGGGCGCCCGGGTCATGGCGGAGCGGGGCGGCGGGTCGATCCTGTTCGTCACCTCCACCTGGGTGAGGCAACCCGCGCCCGGCGGCGTCCTGTCGGCCACCATGCGCGCGGCCATATCGGCGCTGTCCAAGCAGATGTCGATGGAGCTCGCCCCGCACGGGATCCGCGTCAACCAGCTCATGCCCGGCGCCACCGGCACCGACCGGATGCGCGCCATCACCACCGCCAAGGCCGCCGCCAACGGCACCACCGAGGACGAGGAGGTCGCCAAGGTCGTCTCGGCCATCCCCCTGGGCCGCTGGGCGGAGCCGGAGGAGATCGCGCGGGCCGCCGCCTACCTGGTCTCGCCCGCCGCCGCCTTCGTGACCGGCGCGGCCTTCGCGGTCGACGGCGGCGCCATCCGCTCAACCCTCTAA
- a CDS encoding DODA-type extradiol aromatic ring-opening family dioxygenase, which translates to MDAKTLERAILALAKDTGLLARFREDPAAVGAELDLDAEWAGVIARGDRDRLRSAGLVDGITILVSRWFADDLGDSTSAGSFHVETTAALPDPDVPANLVFAGGCSHVPDLLARPEIDPAEAVERLGDGYRRLAARLADADPELLIVTADCHFQSFRTGAFVVGTGAFHTGSMEFFKRPDLDLTLTGDPEYARALVDSIRAEGMEVEESTRIDLDHGLIVPLRQLLPRPDLPVIPIITQPARGFSPFGARAFGEVMRYVVADRGKRVAMLATGGLSHWLDPGKFGGVDVEFDTYVLQMLQAGRGCDLGNLEPYALLDHGQYEFLNWLIMLGLTGPGVRGEVLAYEPMEASGGGWTVVDMLLPEPARA; encoded by the coding sequence ATGGACGCCAAGACGCTGGAGCGCGCGATCCTGGCCCTGGCCAAGGACACCGGCCTGCTCGCCAGGTTCCGCGAGGACCCCGCCGCCGTGGGCGCCGAGCTGGACCTGGACGCCGAATGGGCGGGCGTCATCGCGCGCGGCGACCGCGACCGGCTGCGCTCGGCGGGCCTGGTGGACGGCATCACGATCCTGGTGAGCCGCTGGTTCGCCGACGACCTCGGGGACTCCACGAGCGCGGGCAGCTTCCACGTCGAGACCACGGCCGCACTGCCCGACCCGGACGTCCCGGCCAACCTCGTCTTCGCCGGCGGCTGCTCGCACGTGCCCGACCTGCTGGCCCGGCCCGAGATCGACCCGGCCGAGGCGGTCGAGCGGCTCGGCGACGGCTACCGGCGGCTGGCCGCGCGGCTGGCCGACGCCGACCCCGAGCTGCTGATCGTCACGGCCGACTGCCACTTCCAGAGCTTCCGCACCGGCGCGTTCGTGGTGGGCACCGGAGCCTTCCACACCGGCTCGATGGAGTTCTTCAAGCGGCCCGACCTGGACCTGACGCTGACCGGTGACCCCGAGTACGCCCGCGCGCTGGTCGACTCGATCCGCGCCGAGGGCATGGAGGTCGAGGAGTCCACCCGGATCGACCTGGACCACGGCCTGATCGTGCCGCTGCGGCAGCTCCTGCCCCGCCCCGACCTGCCGGTCATCCCGATCATCACCCAGCCGGCCCGCGGGTTCTCCCCGTTCGGCGCCCGCGCCTTCGGCGAGGTCATGCGGTACGTGGTGGCCGACCGGGGCAAGCGGGTCGCGATGCTGGCCACCGGCGGGCTGTCGCACTGGCTCGACCCGGGCAAGTTCGGCGGCGTGGACGTCGAGTTCGACACCTACGTGCTGCAGATGCTCCAGGCCGGGCGCGGCTGCGACCTCGGCAACCTGGAGCCGTACGCGCTGCTCGACCACGGCCAGTACGAGTTCCTGAACTGGCTGATCATGCTGGGCCTGACCGGGCCCGGCGTGCGCGGCGAGGTGCTGGCCTACGAGCCGATGGAGGCGTCGGGCGGCGGCTGGACCGTCGTGGACATGCTCCTGCCGGAACCGGCCCGTGCCTAG
- a CDS encoding isochorismatase family protein — protein sequence MTEVPAGLGGRLTPGARPAVVVVDLINGFTDPACPPGADLGEVVAATARLLAHARARGWPVFFTTISYAPGEPDSLVWLRKMPALAALAEGTPWVEVDARLKGGEPVLVKKQASAFHGTGLAALLAESGADTLVVTGATTSGCVRATVIDACALNYPVFVPAECVGDRQAGPHAANLYDIDAKYADVIGLEEVMALWS from the coding sequence CTGACGCCGGGCGCGCGGCCGGCCGTGGTGGTCGTGGACCTGATCAACGGGTTCACCGACCCGGCCTGCCCGCCGGGCGCCGACCTCGGCGAGGTCGTGGCCGCCACCGCCCGGCTGCTCGCCCACGCCCGCGCCCGGGGCTGGCCGGTGTTCTTCACCACCATCTCCTACGCGCCCGGGGAACCGGACAGCCTGGTCTGGCTGCGCAAGATGCCCGCGCTGGCCGCGCTCGCCGAGGGCACCCCCTGGGTGGAGGTCGACGCGCGGCTCAAGGGCGGCGAGCCGGTCCTGGTGAAGAAGCAGGCGTCGGCGTTCCACGGCACCGGCCTGGCCGCGCTCCTGGCGGAGAGCGGCGCGGACACCCTCGTCGTGACCGGCGCGACGACCTCCGGGTGCGTCCGCGCCACCGTCATCGACGCCTGCGCGCTCAACTACCCCGTCTTCGTCCCCGCCGAGTGCGTCGGCGACCGGCAGGCGGGCCCGCACGCGGCGAATCTGTACGACATCGACGCCAAGTACGCCGACGTGATCGGGCTCGAGGAGGTGATGGCGCTGTGGAGCTGA
- a CDS encoding NADH-ubiquinone oxidoreductase-F iron-sulfur binding region domain-containing protein, protein MELTGETRLFTREPMDLAAELAAGTYGPVIRDDLIAEIEAAGLRGRGGAGFPAHVKWRAVAANPGPRVVVANGEEGEPASRKDRWLLTHRPHLVLDGLLLAARAVGAARAVVYLSHADTVAAVEAALAERPPAMPVDVHVVAPTYVAGEESAACRSIGGGPALPLAKPPRVCDAGVDGRPTLVSNVETLAHAAWIARHGAAAYRGQGTPGSPGTTLVTLSGAVAAPGVYEVPFGPTLAELFDVAGGFTGTPAGFVMGGWFGGLLGPRHTGLRVTYEDVRAAGSGLGCGAVTALAADQDPLAVAAEITAWYAAESAGQCGVCVRGTAAIRDAFAALRDGAASAKDRADLARWGETLPGRGACAFLDGAAGWARTVLTEFEGVTI, encoded by the coding sequence GTGGAGCTGACGGGGGAGACCAGGCTGTTCACCCGGGAGCCCATGGACCTCGCCGCCGAGCTGGCCGCCGGCACCTACGGGCCGGTGATCCGCGACGACCTGATCGCCGAGATCGAGGCCGCCGGCCTGCGGGGACGCGGGGGCGCGGGGTTCCCCGCGCACGTCAAGTGGCGCGCGGTCGCCGCCAACCCCGGGCCGCGCGTGGTCGTGGCCAACGGGGAGGAGGGCGAGCCCGCCTCCCGCAAGGACCGCTGGCTGCTGACCCACCGCCCCCACCTCGTCCTGGACGGCCTGCTGCTGGCCGCGCGGGCCGTCGGCGCCGCCAGGGCCGTCGTCTACCTCTCCCACGCCGACACGGTCGCCGCGGTCGAGGCGGCGCTGGCCGAGCGCCCGCCCGCCATGCCGGTGGACGTCCACGTCGTCGCGCCCACCTACGTCGCGGGGGAGGAGAGCGCCGCCTGCCGGTCCATCGGCGGCGGCCCCGCGCTGCCGCTGGCCAAGCCGCCGCGGGTCTGCGACGCGGGCGTGGACGGCCGTCCGACGCTCGTCTCCAACGTCGAGACGCTGGCGCACGCCGCCTGGATCGCCCGGCACGGCGCCGCCGCGTACCGGGGGCAGGGCACGCCGGGCTCGCCGGGCACCACGCTGGTCACGCTGTCCGGCGCGGTCGCGGCCCCGGGCGTGTACGAGGTCCCGTTCGGGCCGACCCTCGCCGAGCTGTTCGACGTGGCAGGAGGGTTCACCGGCACCCCGGCCGGGTTCGTGATGGGCGGCTGGTTCGGCGGACTGCTCGGCCCCCGGCACACCGGCCTGCGCGTCACCTACGAGGACGTGCGGGCCGCCGGGTCTGGCCTCGGCTGCGGCGCCGTCACCGCCCTCGCCGCCGACCAGGACCCGCTCGCCGTCGCCGCCGAGATCACCGCCTGGTACGCCGCCGAGTCGGCCGGGCAGTGCGGCGTGTGCGTCCGGGGCACCGCCGCCATCAGGGACGCCTTCGCCGCCCTCCGGGACGGCGCCGCGTCCGCAAAGGACCGGGCCGACCTGGCCCGCTGGGGGGAGACGCTGCCCGGCCGGGGCGCGTGCGCGTTCCTCGACGGCGCGGCCGGGTGGGCCAGGACCGTCCTCACCGAGTTCGAGGGAGTCACGATATGA